The Changchengzhania lutea genomic sequence CGTATGTTCTGTATTTATGAACACCTTTGTCCGTTTTGTAAGTATTTGTGCAACTTTTAATTAACCAAGGTGGTACTAAATCTAATATTTGTCGAATTATTGGTTTATTGGTATTTTTGTTTCGCCTGAAGGGCCCCATATTTGAAAAGTTTTTCGTAGAACCCTAAAATAAGGGATTCTGAGGGCTTTTTAAAATAGCGACTTTCAGATGCTAGTATAAATTTATAAAAGGTTGTGGAAAATTCCATAACCTTTTTTTTGGAGTCAATAATGTAAGGGGTTAGTCAGGTGGGTACAGGACACTTACAAGTGGAAATGATAGTAGATTTATCTAAATTAAATATTCTATCATGTCTCTAAAATTACTATTAAAATTCTCTTTCTTGAATTTCTTCTGTCTCCTTGGTTTTTTAATGGTTGCTCAAACAATTCCATTGGAATTAAACACTAGCGTAAAACAACAAATGAATATCACCGAAGGCCCTGCTGGTACTTATGATATTGAAACTACAGGCGGAGATCCTTGGATTATTACAAAAGCAATCGCAAATACCTATGATCAAGATGAGGTATATGTCGTCAGTTTTTTATATGATGCCCCTGCAGGATTGGATAATTTGGAGCTTCGATATCGGGACAACGCTTCTACATTTAACGGGATCCGTAGGTTAAATTTAGGGTCATTGCCGGCTACATCAGGTTTAACTCCCTATAAAATATTCATAAAGTTAGATGCGGTAGAATGGGACAAGGCCTATACGGTTTTTAGGTTCGATTTTGGAGTTTCCGCTAACCAGAACCTTCAAGTTAAAGACATTCAACTAAGGGCTCCTACAAGGTCTGAAGTTGTGGAAATAGATCTGGACGTCACCGGTAAAAACCAGATGAATATCTCCCAAAATACGGATGGGAGTTATAGTATTTTAACCACCGGTGGGGATCCCTGGGTTAAATCCCAATTATTGTCAGAAACTTACGATTACGAAGAAACCTACATTATGACCTTTCAATATTTGGCGGTCAACGGTAGCGGTGCCTTTGGGATAGACGACGTTCAAATATTTTATGGATTTCCACCGGCAGGAGCAAGGAGTGTAACCTTGGGTGAGCAGCCAGCGGCACCTAATTGGAAAACCGCGAGTGTTAACCTTAAACTCAGGGCTTCACAATGGAACCAGGCTTATGATGGCTTCAGGTTTGACATGGGCCGTAGGGCAGACCTTAACATTAAAGTGCGAAACTTTGCATTAAGAGCCCCGACCCCAGCCGAAATTGCTGCAACCACACCGGTTAACAATATACCTATTACCCTTAATCTTAACAGCCAGGCCCAGATGGACGCTGTCCAAAATGCAGATGGCAGTTATACCATAGAAACCTTAGGGAATGATCCGCGGATTACTTCGAATACCATAGAACAATTCTACGATTATAATGAAACCTTTTACATGAGTTTTGAATATATAGCATCTGAAGGTCTGGACAATCTTACCGTTTTTTATGGACCTCCCTCCCCAACCAGAAAAATAGATTTTGGGGATCTGGAACCAACGGAAGTTTACAAAAACATTAATGTAAATATGAAACAATTTAAAACTTGGAACAGTATGTTTACACAGTTTCGATTTGATTTTGGGACCTCCCCCAATCAGCTTATCCAGGTTAGAAACATACGATTAAGAAAGCCTACCCAAGAAGAACTTGACAATGATCCCATCATTATCAATCAGAAAAACAACGCCTTTCTTAGCAACTATTTTAATAGTGAATATACTTCAGAAGTTGCCAAGGCAATGGTCACACAAGACAGTGTATTTGTTCAAACTATAATACCTCAGAATAGCGGAAATCTATTTTTATGCGAATTAAAAATGTACAATGCTATTTTTGAACCAGAGGATATTACCTTTTCATTACCGCTTTCTTCAGAAGAATTTATTGAAACTGAATTGGAGCGTTTTATCGATGTAGAAGGGGAAACTTATGACCGGATCTATTCTAGATGGGTCATCGCAGAAAAGAATGGCGATGATTATATATATGTGTCCAGTGCCAAATTTCCTGATGACATTTATAAAGCGAACAAACGGTATTTAGCAGAAGAAAAGCCCTTATCCGTAAAAGGAATTGGAGCATCGGCTGGCCCACAATATGCGTCAGACCTATCAGATCTTGGGGCTGAAAATGTACGAACAGGCATTTTATATGGAAGTCTTTTAAGTTTAGTGCCAACCTCGATGAGTTATGAATTTAATGGAAAAACCTATTATTTCAATCCGAACTATGTGAATCGTCTGGATCAACGCTATAAAAACTCTACCGATAATGGATTAACCACGACGGTCATAATCCTGATACCAAGTAACATTGAAGCTGATAAGAAGGTGATATTAACCCACCCGGATGCCGATAGTGATGCATTTTTTAGTATTGCAAATGTTACCAGCCCAATAGGGGTAGAATATTATGCCGCTATGACGTCATTTTTGGCAGAGCGCTATACCAGACCCGATGAATTATATGGGCGCATTACCAACTGGATCATTCATAATGAAGTCGATGCAGGTTCTGAGTGGACCAATGCCGGTGAAAAGCCTATGGACATCTATACCGAACTGTACGATCGTTCTATGAGAACCGCCTACTATTCCATAAGACAGTTTGATCCTGCAGCAAAGGTGTTTATTTCCTTGACACAGTTTTGGAACGCCGCTGTCGATTATCCGCCAAGACTAATGTTGCAGACTCTTAACAAATTGAGCGAAACCGGTGGGGATTACGAATGGGGCATAGCCCACCATCCCTATCCCCAGAATGGATCTGCCACGTGGAATGACATCCAGGTGACCAATGACTTAATGACTTCTCCAAAAATCACCCCGAAGAATATAGAGTTAATGGATACTTGGATTAGATCCAAGGAAAATCTATACAAAGGCTTAAAGGTAAGGTCATTAATGTTTACCGAACAAGGAATTAATGCAGGTAGGGATTATGATGAAGAAACCTTTCAAAGACAGGCAGCTGGAGTAGCCTATATGTGGAAAAAGTTTAGTCGGTTACCATCTACAGAAGCCATTCATTATCATAGATTGGTTGACAATGCATCCTTATTTCCGGTACACTTTGGCCTGTGGACAAGAGATGAGGCATCTAATGCACCAGAGAA encodes the following:
- a CDS encoding DUF5722 domain-containing protein produces the protein MNFFCLLGFLMVAQTIPLELNTSVKQQMNITEGPAGTYDIETTGGDPWIITKAIANTYDQDEVYVVSFLYDAPAGLDNLELRYRDNASTFNGIRRLNLGSLPATSGLTPYKIFIKLDAVEWDKAYTVFRFDFGVSANQNLQVKDIQLRAPTRSEVVEIDLDVTGKNQMNISQNTDGSYSILTTGGDPWVKSQLLSETYDYEETYIMTFQYLAVNGSGAFGIDDVQIFYGFPPAGARSVTLGEQPAAPNWKTASVNLKLRASQWNQAYDGFRFDMGRRADLNIKVRNFALRAPTPAEIAATTPVNNIPITLNLNSQAQMDAVQNADGSYTIETLGNDPRITSNTIEQFYDYNETFYMSFEYIASEGLDNLTVFYGPPSPTRKIDFGDLEPTEVYKNINVNMKQFKTWNSMFTQFRFDFGTSPNQLIQVRNIRLRKPTQEELDNDPIIINQKNNAFLSNYFNSEYTSEVAKAMVTQDSVFVQTIIPQNSGNLFLCELKMYNAIFEPEDITFSLPLSSEEFIETELERFIDVEGETYDRIYSRWVIAEKNGDDYIYVSSAKFPDDIYKANKRYLAEEKPLSVKGIGASAGPQYASDLSDLGAENVRTGILYGSLLSLVPTSMSYEFNGKTYYFNPNYVNRLDQRYKNSTDNGLTTTVIILIPSNIEADKKVILTHPDADSDAFFSIANVTSPIGVEYYAAMTSFLAERYTRPDELYGRITNWIIHNEVDAGSEWTNAGEKPMDIYTELYDRSMRTAYYSIRQFDPAAKVFISLTQFWNAAVDYPPRLMLQTLNKLSETGGDYEWGIAHHPYPQNGSATWNDIQVTNDLMTSPKITPKNIELMDTWIRSKENLYKGLKVRSLMFTEQGINAGRDYDEETFQRQAAGVAYMWKKFSRLPSTEAIHYHRLVDNASLFPVHFGLWTRDEASNAPEKRGIRKPSWYVWQAADTENEEEAFEFALPIINVSSWEETFNTLMGEVNLCDVTFNLTNDESVASDIEIYFNGEMHRSENDGFANFYNAASLPDERTIRYVTNDTLIWPELTLVVQEDKEVFMDLKPVDNLEAVGISPTQILVKWDDITDFEDGFIIERRSENESNFTLLESVLADTTSYLDEGLTPGMRYYYRIRAFNEEVRTINSNEVDVLAPFLLVDYKDGDKNKPQNNKIRPHVILRNEAENSIDLNRATVRYWFTAEDYSPLRFKAEKTGIFDKKSLHGDFVAVEPVLDGADYYLELSLDSNSQIPAMGSSGEIRMKIEKSRPSPFNELNDYSYKNASSFQETRTITVYWDGELIWGEEPNAVQNSTETETVTSSILSVYPNPAKNSTNLKWAEDIISVGNFTLYDYYNVQHTVKTNINESDVLSVKLPNLKQGLYILKGQINGEEILYRLLVE